In the Rubrivivax gelatinosus IL144 genome, CGGCTTGAGTCCGGCGTGGGCGACCTGTCCGACGCGGAGAACTCGCGCAACACGAACTCCGAGAACGGCCCGCCGCCCAGCGTCAGCTGGTCGACTTCACCGCCGCCGGCGAACCCGGAGGCCGGCACCGCGCCCAAGCCCGAGGCCCGGCCGTCGATGCTGCGTTCGATGGTCAGCTATCTGCGCGAACACCGGCTGCAGGTGTTCGTCGGTGGCCTGGCCATCCTGGCGCTGGCCGCCATCGGCACCATCGTGTCCACGCGCCGGCAGCGCGCCGGCCGGCGGGTCACTGCAGATCGGATTCCTCCGAGTCGTCATCGTCGATCTGGGGCGGTTCGCCCCCGTTGACCGCGCCTAGCAGCGGGCGGTCCAGCGGCCGGCAGATGCGCCGGTTGAGCTGACCCAGGCGCTCCGAGCGCTCGATCGCGGCAAGCACGATCTCCGGGTTCATCATCAGCGTGAACGGATTGCTGCGCGACGTGATGCGAGCCATGGCGGACCTCCCGTGGGCCTGTGAAGCGGCCGATTCCAATGTACGGGGAGGCTGCGCGGCTGCCGAGTCGTCCCGCCGCCATCCGCGCTGTCAGCGCGATTCCGACAGTCCTGCTGTCAACGCCCGGAAAGCGCGCGTTCGGCCGCCGCGGCCTCCAGTTGGGCGGCGAGTTCGTCGTAGCCTGCCTGACGAGCGAAGTCGGCGGCCGAGAGCCCGCGGTCGTTGCGCAGCGTCGGGTCGGCGCCCAGGCCCAGCAGCACCTGGGCGTTGCGCTGGTCGCCGTAGCCGGCGGCCAGCATCAGCGGCGTCGAGCCGTTGGGCGAACGTGCGTTCGGCGCGGCCCCCAGTTCGAGCAGCCGCGCCACGATGCGCGGATCGGGCCCGCTGGCGGCGTAGTGCAACGGCGTCCAGCCGGCCCGGTTGACGGCCGCGCCCCGCTGGACGAGGCGCTCGACCCAGTCCAGCCGGCCGTGGATCGCGGCCATCATCAGCGCCGTCTCGCCGCGTGCGCTGGCACGGTCGACCTGGATGCCCGGCTGGGCCATCAGCCGACGCGCGACCTTGTTGGAGCCTTCCTTGATCGCCAGCGCCAGCGCCAGTTCGCCGGTCGGGCCGACCGAGTTCGGATCGAAGCCACGATCGAGCAGTTCGGCGACGGTGCTCTCGTTGTCGATCTGCAGGGCGCGGAAGAAGTCCACGTACGAGTCTGCTCGAGCCGCCGAAAATCCAATCAGCACGACAACATAGAACGCTTTTCTCAGAATCTGCTCGAGCATTTGAGGAGAGCGCCTTTCGTGCATTGAACTTCTTTCCCGACAAGCAGTTGTGTGCAGAACTTCGAGTACCGGATCAGCTCAGCTCGGAGCCGAGATCGAGACCGAACAAGGCCTCGAAGTTGCGCGTGCTGGCCTCGGCGATGCTGTCCGTCGTGAGGCCCTTCACTTCGGCGATCTTGGCCGCGACCTGCGGCACCCAGGCCGGGCTGTTGGTCTTGCCGCGGTGCGGCACCGGCGCCAGGTAGGGACTGTCGGTCTCGATCAGGAAGCGGTCCAGCGGCACCTCGCGCGCGACCTCGCGCAGTTCTTCGGCGTTGCGGAAGGTCAGGATGCCGGAGAACGAGACGTGGAATCCGAGGTCCAGCGCGGCACGCGCGACCTCGCGCGTCTCGGTGAAGCAGTGGAAGACGCCGCGCACCTTGCCGGCGCCCTCTTCCTTCAGGATCGCCAGCGTGTGCTCGGCCGACGAGCGCGTGTGCACGACCAGCGGCAGGCCGGTCTCGCGCGCGGCGCGGATGTGCACGCGGAAACGCTCTCGCTGCCACTCCATCTCGGCCAGGCTGCGGCCGTTGAGGCGGTAGTAGTCCAGGCCGGTCTCGCCGATCGCGACGACACGCGCGCGGCACGCCAGCGCCACCAGCGTCGCCTGGTCGGGCTCGGCCTGGCCTTCGGTGTCCGGGTGCACGCCGACGCTGCACCAGAGGTTGCGGTGCGCCATCGCCAGCGCGTGCGCGGTCTCGAACTCCTCGAGCGTGGTGCAGATCGTCAGCGCGGCGCGCACGTCGGCCGCGGCCATGTCAGCCAGGATGGCTTGGACGCGGTCGTGCAATTCGGGAAACGTCAGGTGGCAGTGCGAGTCGACAAACATGCGAAACAAAACCGGAAGAGGCCGTGCTCGCGCCGGCCGGGGGAACGACGGTCAGATCGTCTGCGTCGGCTTGGACGAGGAGATCGAGGTGCCCAGCACTTCTTCGATCTTCAGCCGCAGCGCGCGCGACTTCTCGTCGGCCGGGAAACGCACGCCGACACCCTGGGTGCGGCCACCCGACGCGTTGGCCGGGGTGATCCAGGCGATCTTGCCGGCCACCGGATAGCGCTGCGGGTCCTCCGGCAGCGACAGCAGCAGGTAGATGTCGTCGCCGAGCCGGTAGTCGCGCGTCGTCGGTACGAACAGGCCGCCTTCGCTGAGAAACGGGATGTAGGCGGCATAGAGCGCGCCCTTCTCGCGGAACACCAGCTGGATGACGCTGGGACGGCTCTGCTGCCCGGCCGGCGCGGTGGCCGGGGCGAGCCCACCGTGTCTCGACGGCAGCCGATCTGTCATCCGCGCAGTGTAAGCGCGGCGCTCGCCTGGGCCACCAGCGCCTCGATCAACAGCGCTTCGTGCCACGGGTGTTCGTCGTGGCGCGCGACACGCTGCAAGGCCTCGTGCCACTCGTGCAGCGCCTGGGCACTGCGTGCGCGCGGCACGCTGCCTTCGGGGAAGTAGCGCGGTGCGGCGCCGGCCCCGACCGCCGCGGCGTCGTGGCAGAGCTTCTGCAGCGCGTCGACGACGCGCGGCACCGGCCAGCCGGACAGCGCCTGGGCCTGGCCACGCGCCAGCGCCGCGGGCAGCGCGCGCCAGGCGGCGGCGCTGACGCCGTCCTTGGCCAGCGCCTGCGCGTCCAGCGGCCGGCCGGCGGCGGCGGCCAGCAGCACCTCGGGTTCGGCCACGCCCTGCCCGGCCAGCCAGTCGCGCGCCTGGTCTGCCGGCGGCGCGGCGAGCGCGACGCGGTGGCAGCGGCTGCGCACCGTGGGCAGCAGATGCTGGGGGTCGCCGGCGCCCAGCAGCAGCCGGGTACCGGCAGGCGGCTCTTCCAGCGTCTTCAGCAGCGCGTTGGCGGCCTGCAGGTTGATCGCCTCGGCCGGGTGCAGCACGACGACCTTGCCGCGGCCACGCGAGGTGGTGCGCGCCACCCAGTCGATCGCATGGCGGATCTCGTCGATGCGGATCTGGCGGCTGGGCTTCTTCTTGCCTTCGTCCTCGGGCTTGTCGCCCGGGAACGGCCAGGCATGGGCCTGGCGCAGCGTCTCGGGCATCAGCACCAGCAGGTCCGGGTGCAGCTTGCTCTGCACGAGATGGCAGCTCGGGCAGCGGCCGCAGGCCGGGCGCGGGTGGCCGTCGTGGCCTTCGCAGAGCCAGCTCTGCGCCAGCGCGGCGGCGAAATGCAGCGTGCCGATGCCGGCCGCGCCGTGCAGCAGCAGCGCATGGCCACGCTGGCGAGCCAGCGCATCGGCCAGCGGCGCGGCCAGCCAGGGCAGCGGCGGCGCGCCGTGCTCGTCGACGACCAGATTCACCACGGGCCGCGCGACTCCAGCACGGCTTCGAGCTGCACCCGCACTGCCTCGGGCGTGGCCGCGGCATCGAGGATCGCGAAGCGCCCCGGGTCGGCCTCGGCGCGGCGCGCGTAGCCCGCGCGCACGCGCTCGAAGAAGGCCTCGTCCTGGCTCTCGAAGCGGTCGGGCGCGCGCACCGCGGCGCGGCGCGCGGCGGCGACCGCCGGCGGCAGGTCGAACCAGACGGTCAGGTCGGGCTGGCGACCCTGCTGCACCCAGGACTCGAGCGTGGCGAGCACGCCGAGGTCGAAGCCGCGGCCGGCGCCCTGGTAGGCGAAGGTCGCGTCGGTGAAGCGGTCGCAGAGCACGACGGCGCCGGCGGCCAGCGCCGGTTCGATGCGCGTGACGAGGTGGTCGCGGCGCGCGGCGAAGACCAGCAGCGCCTCGGTCAGCGCGTCCATGCCCTGGTGCAGCACCAGCTCGCGCAGGCGCTCGGCGAGTTCGGTGCCGCCGGGTTCGCGCGTCACCAGCACCTCGCGGCCGCGCGCGCGCAGCCAGCCGGCCAGCCACTCGATGTGCGAGCTCTTGCCGGCGCCGTCGATGCCTTCGAAGCTGAGGAAGCGGCCTGCCCTCACTTGCGGCCGCGCTGGAACTGGTTCACCGCGCGATTATGGGCGTCCAGCGTTTCGCTGAACTGGCTGCTGCCGTCGCCGCGCGCGACGAAGTACAGCGCCTTGGTCGGCGCCGGCTGCACCGCGGCGCGCAGCGAGGCGCGGCCCGGCATCGCGATCGGCGTCGGCGGCAGGCCGGGCCGGGTGTAGGTGTTGTACGGCCCGTCGGTGTCCAGGTGGGCGCGGCGCAGGTTGCCGTCGAAACGCTCGCCCAGGCCGTAGATCACCGCAGGGTCGGTCTGCAGCGGCATGCCCACGCGCAGGCGGTTGCTGAAAACGCCGGCGACCAGCGCGCGGTCGGCTTCGCGCCCGGTTTCCTTCTCGACGATCGACGCCAGCGTCAGCGCCTGTTCGGGCGTCTTCAGCGGCGAGTCGGAGGCGCGCTCGGCCCAGGCCGCGTTCAGCTCGCGCTGCATCTTGGTGTAGGCGCGCTTGAGCACCAGCAGGTCGCTGACGCCGACGCTGTAGGCGTAGGTGTCGGGGAAGAAGCGGCCTTCGGGCGCGATGCCGGGCGCACCGATCGCGGCCATCAGCTCGGCGTCGCTCATCAGCGCCGTGGTCGGCTTCAGGCGCGGCGCCTTGGCCAGCTCGGCGCGGAACTGGCGCCAGGTCCAGCCTTCGATCAGGCGCACAGTGGCGAGCTCCTCGTCGCCCTCGACCATCTTGGACAGCAGCGTGCGCGGCGTCGCGCCGGGCTCGACGGCGTAGCTGCCGGCGCGGATGCGGCGCGCCTCGCCCGACCAGCGGAACCACTCGTAGAGCAGGCGCGGCGAGGTGACGACGCCGGCGCGCACCCAGGCCTCGGCGATCTGCCGCGGCGGCGTGCCGGCTTCGATCGAGACTTCCACCGTCGGCGCGGCCAGCTCCAGCGGACGGCCGAGCCACCACAACGCGATGCCCACGCCGATCAACGGCAGCAGCAAAAAGGACAGGAGCGCGGCCTGCCACCGGCCAGAGCCGGACCCCCTTCTAGACATGGGCGGCGATGATAATGGGCCGCATGAAGTCAACCGTCGCTGCCATGTCAAAGCTCCAAGGTGCCGTGCGTCTGAGCGATTGGGGCGTCATCCGGGCCACCGGAAACGACGCCGCAGCCTTCCTGCACGGCCAGCTGACCCAGGACCTCGTGCGTCTGGACGCCGGCGCCGTGCGCCTGGCCGGCTACTGCTCGGCCAAGGGCCGGCTGCTGGCCAGCTTCGTCGTCTGGCGCCGCGGCCCGGCCGAGTTCCTGCTCGCCTGCAGCGCCGACGTGCTGCCGGCCGTGCTCAAGCGCCTGAAGATGTTCGTGCTGCGCGCCAAGTGCCAGCTCGAGGACGCCAGCGCCGAATGGCCGCTGTGGGGCCTGGCCGGCGACGCGGCGGCCGCCGCGCTCGGCAGCTCTGGCCCGGCGGCGGCCTGGCAGCGTGTCGCGCCCGACGAGGCCAGCGAAGTGCTGCGCCTGGACGACGTGCAAGGCGTCGCACGCTGGCTGTTCGCCGGCGCCGAGCCGCCCGAGCTGCCGGCGCTGGCGCCCGAGGCCTGGGCCTGGCTGGAAGTGCATAGCGCGGTGCCGCGCATCGTCGCCGCCACCGTCGAGCAGTTCGTGCCGCAGATGGTGAACCTCGAGCTCGTCGGCGGCGTCAACTTCCAGAAGGGCTGCTACCCGGGCCAGGAGATCGTCGCGCGCAGCCAGTACCGCGGCACCTTGAAGCGCCGCGCCTACCTGTTCGACGCCGACGCGCCGGCCGCTCCCGGCCAGGACGTCTACGCCGCCGAAGACCCGGCGCAGCCGGCCGGCATGGTGGTCGCTGCGGCGCCCGCGCCCGACGGCACCGGCACCTGGGCGGTGCTCGCCGAGACCAAGATCGCGGCGTTGGCCGACGGCGTCGCGCTGCACCTGGGTGCGGCCGACGGCCCGGCGCTGCGCCCGGCCGCCCTGCCCTACGCCATCCCGGCGGCCGAAGCCTGAGGGGGCGCGCCGGTGCGGCGCTACGTCTATTACCGCGTCGCCGAGGGCGAGGTCGGGGCCTGCGCCGAGGCGGCGCGCGCCGTCATCGCCTCGCTGCCCTTCGGCGTCGAGCTGCTGCGCCGGCCCGAGACGCGCGACGGCCTGGCGACGCTGATGGAAGTTCATCAGGCGCCCGACGAAGACGCGGCCACCGACGCCGAGGCCCGGCTGGCGGCAGCGCTGGCGCCGTGGATCGTCGGCAAGCGCCACGTCGAGCGTTTCGTGCCGCTCTGACGCGCTGAATCAGAGCCTTCGCCGCATCTCCTGGTGCGGGATGCCGGCCTCGACGAACTCCGGGCCGACCGGCTCGAAACCGGCGCGGTGGTAGAAGGCCACCGCGCTCGCCTGGGCGTGCAGCATCAGCGCCTCGCGCCCGGCTTCGCGCGCCGACGCGACCAGCGCGTCCAGCACCGCGCGGCCGACGCCGCCGCTGCGCAGCGGCGCCAGCACCGCCATGCGGCCGATGCGGGCGACGCCGGGCTCGTCGGTGTCGAGCCAGCGGCCGGTGGCGACCGCGGCACCGACCCCGTTGATCGCCACCGCGTGCATGGCGCCGGCGTCGGCGGCGTCCCACTCCAGTTCGGCGGGGATGCCCTGCTCCTGGACGAAGACGGCGCTGCGGATGGCCTGGGCGTCGCGGCCGAGCTCGG is a window encoding:
- a CDS encoding ankyrin repeat domain-containing protein, which gives rise to MDFFRALQIDNESTVAELLDRGFDPNSVGPTGELALALAIKEGSNKVARRLMAQPGIQVDRASARGETALMMAAIHGRLDWVERLVQRGAAVNRAGWTPLHYAASGPDPRIVARLLELGAAPNARSPNGSTPLMLAAGYGDQRNAQVLLGLGADPTLRNDRGLSAADFARQAGYDELAAQLEAAAAERALSGR
- the ygfZ gene encoding CAF17-like 4Fe-4S cluster assembly/insertion protein YgfZ; this translates as MSKLQGAVRLSDWGVIRATGNDAAAFLHGQLTQDLVRLDAGAVRLAGYCSAKGRLLASFVVWRRGPAEFLLACSADVLPAVLKRLKMFVLRAKCQLEDASAEWPLWGLAGDAAAAALGSSGPAAAWQRVAPDEASEVLRLDDVQGVARWLFAGAEPPELPALAPEAWAWLEVHSAVPRIVAATVEQFVPQMVNLELVGGVNFQKGCYPGQEIVARSQYRGTLKRRAYLFDADAPAAPGQDVYAAEDPAQPAGMVVAAAPAPDGTGTWAVLAETKIAALADGVALHLGAADGPALRPAALPYAIPAAEA
- a CDS encoding PilZ domain-containing protein, translating into MTDRLPSRHGGLAPATAPAGQQSRPSVIQLVFREKGALYAAYIPFLSEGGLFVPTTRDYRLGDDIYLLLSLPEDPQRYPVAGKIAWITPANASGGRTQGVGVRFPADEKSRALRLKIEEVLGTSISSSKPTQTI
- a CDS encoding DUF4936 family protein, producing MRRYVYYRVAEGEVGACAEAARAVIASLPFGVELLRRPETRDGLATLMEVHQAPDEDAATDAEARLAAALAPWIVGKRHVERFVPL
- a CDS encoding DNA polymerase III subunit delta' gives rise to the protein MVNLVVDEHGAPPLPWLAAPLADALARQRGHALLLHGAAGIGTLHFAAALAQSWLCEGHDGHPRPACGRCPSCHLVQSKLHPDLLVLMPETLRQAHAWPFPGDKPEDEGKKKPSRQIRIDEIRHAIDWVARTTSRGRGKVVVLHPAEAINLQAANALLKTLEEPPAGTRLLLGAGDPQHLLPTVRSRCHRVALAAPPADQARDWLAGQGVAEPEVLLAAAAGRPLDAQALAKDGVSAAAWRALPAALARGQAQALSGWPVPRVVDALQKLCHDAAAVGAGAAPRYFPEGSVPRARSAQALHEWHEALQRVARHDEHPWHEALLIEALVAQASAALTLRG
- the tmk gene encoding dTMP kinase, translated to MRAGRFLSFEGIDGAGKSSHIEWLAGWLRARGREVLVTREPGGTELAERLRELVLHQGMDALTEALLVFAARRDHLVTRIEPALAAGAVVLCDRFTDATFAYQGAGRGFDLGVLATLESWVQQGRQPDLTVWFDLPPAVAAARRAAVRAPDRFESQDEAFFERVRAGYARRAEADPGRFAILDAAATPEAVRVQLEAVLESRGPW
- the mltG gene encoding endolytic transglycosylase MltG; amino-acid sequence: MSRRGSGSGRWQAALLSFLLLPLIGVGIALWWLGRPLELAAPTVEVSIEAGTPPRQIAEAWVRAGVVTSPRLLYEWFRWSGEARRIRAGSYAVEPGATPRTLLSKMVEGDEELATVRLIEGWTWRQFRAELAKAPRLKPTTALMSDAELMAAIGAPGIAPEGRFFPDTYAYSVGVSDLLVLKRAYTKMQRELNAAWAERASDSPLKTPEQALTLASIVEKETGREADRALVAGVFSNRLRVGMPLQTDPAVIYGLGERFDGNLRRAHLDTDGPYNTYTRPGLPPTPIAMPGRASLRAAVQPAPTKALYFVARGDGSSQFSETLDAHNRAVNQFQRGRK
- a CDS encoding TatD family hydrolase; this encodes MFVDSHCHLTFPELHDRVQAILADMAAADVRAALTICTTLEEFETAHALAMAHRNLWCSVGVHPDTEGQAEPDQATLVALACRARVVAIGETGLDYYRLNGRSLAEMEWQRERFRVHIRAARETGLPLVVHTRSSAEHTLAILKEEGAGKVRGVFHCFTETREVARAALDLGFHVSFSGILTFRNAEELREVAREVPLDRFLIETDSPYLAPVPHRGKTNSPAWVPQVAAKIAEVKGLTTDSIAEASTRNFEALFGLDLGSELS